One genomic segment of Corynebacterium durum includes these proteins:
- a CDS encoding ferrochelatase → MPPTFDALLFLSFGGPEGHEDVRPFLENVTRGRGVPPERLDEVEVHYHHFGGVSPLNELNREIIANVQAELKAQGLDLPMYFGNRNWHPLAADTAVEMEKAGVRRALVFATSAWAGYSGCRQYDEDIDAMRQHLKNQGLNDIEFTKLRQFYDHPLYIEAMTEAVQEAFADLPDDLCDNARLIFTAHSIPMSADHTSGIDADGALYSRQVQESAALVAQQLGITEFDVVWQSRSGPEHVPWLEPDIVDHVADLHSSGYPAAIVCPIGFISDHIEVVWDLDSELAEEAEQLGMYIERTRTAGPTPHFASMVVELVKELIDAAPPRRLGTAPLKGCSVNGAPCDTQCCTPPQRLRRPHSATA, encoded by the coding sequence ATGCCTCCAACTTTTGATGCATTGTTATTTTTATCTTTTGGTGGTCCCGAGGGTCATGAGGATGTGCGTCCATTTTTAGAAAACGTCACACGCGGGCGAGGAGTGCCCCCAGAACGTTTGGATGAAGTTGAAGTGCATTACCACCATTTTGGTGGAGTCAGTCCTCTGAACGAACTGAATCGCGAGATCATCGCCAACGTTCAAGCAGAGTTGAAAGCCCAAGGGCTTGATCTGCCAATGTACTTTGGCAACAGAAACTGGCACCCCCTCGCTGCAGATACCGCTGTCGAGATGGAAAAGGCAGGGGTGCGCCGCGCACTAGTGTTCGCCACCTCGGCGTGGGCAGGGTACTCAGGCTGCAGGCAGTACGACGAAGACATTGATGCCATGCGTCAGCATCTCAAGAATCAGGGGTTGAATGACATTGAGTTCACCAAGCTCCGTCAGTTCTATGACCACCCGCTCTATATCGAAGCAATGACGGAGGCCGTCCAAGAGGCTTTCGCCGATCTGCCAGACGACTTGTGCGACAACGCTAGGCTTATTTTCACCGCCCACTCCATTCCCATGTCTGCAGATCACACCTCGGGTATTGACGCCGACGGCGCACTGTACTCACGCCAGGTTCAGGAATCCGCAGCTCTGGTGGCTCAGCAGCTGGGAATCACAGAGTTCGATGTGGTCTGGCAATCCCGGTCCGGCCCCGAGCACGTGCCGTGGTTGGAACCGGACATCGTGGACCACGTCGCTGATCTTCACTCCTCTGGTTATCCAGCGGCCATCGTGTGTCCCATAGGGTTCATCTCTGACCACATTGAAGTGGTGTGGGATTTGGATTCGGAGCTTGCAGAGGAGGCGGAACAACTGGGCATGTACATTGAACGCACCCGAACCGCCGGACCAACTCCGCATTTCGCATCCATGGTGGTGGAGCTGGTCAAGGAACTTATCGACGCCGCCCCTCCACGCCGCCTCGGTACAGCACCGCTGAAAGGGTGCTCCGTTAACGGAGCACCCTGTGACACGCAGTGCTGTACTCCACCTCAGCGCTTGAGACGACCCCACTCGGCCACCGCGTAG
- a CDS encoding DIP1281 family NlpC/P60 protein, which produces MARTRFTRRLIAIALSSTILTATIASPEAGLAQPVNPDDSEIATAESNVNTNSRNVAQLANTLSNTQNDISRLENEMGGLREAVNKALVDLHDAQASAEQARQAARAARQELDDVQNQMTQAQQRLDEFSRSAYRKGASNPGVSGVAGTKHSNDALDRQTYLRTNIAKQRAIIDHLDHLRTDKANKESQLREASKLAEQREAQAAQAKEAAQNAINENSRLIEQRTASLKNLMAQRDDAQKKLDAAKSTSDTLNNQRKEYQDYQKAKEERERAEAEAAAAEKARHDAEQTQADAQARADAEADAAATANDAHKSDAEERARTAADEAERARTNTQEKTTQAQQAQQHHDAATAAAADAAAKIAELSPDHTNLDSPYPTDLDADAATIAALQGPQQDNQQDDAATGSSSSSLSTLDTVTSDASASVSGSKEEKIEAVIARAQSQVGLPYAWGGGNASGPTQGIRDGGVADSFGDYNKVGFDCSGLVLYAFAGVGIALPHYTGYQYERGTKISPNEIQRGDLIFYGPNAEDHVAIYLGDGQMLEAPQSGSQVQVSPVRWTGMSPYAVRLI; this is translated from the coding sequence GTGGCACGCACGCGATTCACTCGGCGGCTGATTGCCATTGCACTGAGCAGCACAATACTGACCGCGACAATCGCATCACCTGAGGCAGGGTTGGCGCAGCCCGTCAATCCAGATGATTCGGAAATCGCCACGGCGGAAAGCAATGTGAACACAAACTCACGCAACGTCGCACAGTTGGCCAATACACTCAGCAACACCCAGAACGACATCAGTCGCCTGGAAAACGAAATGGGCGGATTGCGGGAAGCGGTCAACAAAGCCCTTGTTGACCTCCATGATGCTCAAGCATCCGCAGAGCAAGCCCGCCAAGCTGCCCGCGCCGCCCGCCAGGAACTCGACGATGTACAAAACCAGATGACCCAGGCGCAGCAGCGGCTCGACGAGTTTTCACGCTCTGCCTACCGCAAGGGTGCCTCCAATCCGGGCGTGTCAGGGGTCGCGGGGACCAAACACTCTAACGATGCCCTTGACCGACAAACCTACCTACGCACCAACATTGCCAAGCAACGCGCCATCATCGACCACCTCGATCACCTGCGCACTGACAAAGCCAACAAAGAATCACAGCTGCGAGAAGCCAGCAAGCTGGCAGAACAACGCGAGGCGCAAGCTGCTCAGGCCAAAGAAGCGGCACAGAATGCCATTAATGAAAATTCCCGCCTGATTGAGCAGCGCACCGCGTCTCTGAAGAACCTAATGGCGCAGCGCGATGACGCGCAGAAGAAGCTTGATGCCGCCAAGTCCACGTCCGACACGTTGAATAATCAGCGCAAGGAATATCAGGATTATCAGAAAGCCAAGGAAGAGCGGGAGCGTGCCGAAGCTGAGGCTGCAGCTGCGGAGAAAGCTCGCCACGATGCCGAACAAACCCAGGCTGATGCCCAGGCCCGTGCGGACGCCGAGGCGGACGCTGCAGCAACAGCAAACGACGCACATAAATCAGATGCTGAAGAGCGGGCGCGTACCGCCGCTGATGAGGCCGAACGTGCGCGCACTAATACACAAGAAAAGACAACCCAAGCTCAGCAAGCGCAACAGCACCACGATGCTGCAACGGCCGCCGCGGCTGATGCGGCAGCCAAGATTGCCGAGCTATCACCGGATCACACCAATCTGGACAGCCCGTACCCCACGGACTTGGATGCTGACGCTGCCACCATCGCAGCCTTGCAAGGCCCTCAACAGGACAACCAACAGGATGATGCGGCCACCGGTAGTAGCAGCTCCTCGCTGAGCACTCTCGACACCGTTACCAGCGATGCGTCTGCGAGCGTCAGCGGATCAAAGGAAGAGAAAATCGAGGCCGTCATTGCACGCGCACAGTCCCAGGTGGGGCTGCCATACGCTTGGGGCGGAGGTAACGCCAGTGGCCCGACTCAGGGTATCCGCGACGGCGGCGTTGCCGATTCCTTCGGCGATTACAATAAGGTCGGCTTCGACTGTTCTGGGCTAGTGCTGTATGCCTTCGCCGGTGTCGGCATTGCATTGCCACATTACACGGGTTATCAGTATGAACGTGGCACTAAAATCTCACCGAATGAGATACAGCGCGGTGACCTGATTTTCTACGGCCCCAATGCCGAGGACCACGTGGCCATTTATCTTGGTGACGGCCAGATGCTCGAAGCCCCACAGTCTGGCTCTCAGGTGCAGGTTTCTCCTGTGCGGTGGACCGGTATGAGCCCGTATGCAGTGCGTTTGATCTAA
- a CDS encoding NfeD family protein translates to MGVFIWLIAALILACGELAIGDFTLLMLAGGALAAAGVSLAHVPTWIEVVVFGVTSIGMIFSLRPMLRKRLLTAPTLDTSVQALVGATAPVIETVDPHGGQIRLDGSIWSARSLDPSETFAVGDTVNVISIDGATAVIWKAQ, encoded by the coding sequence GTGGGTGTATTTATTTGGTTAATTGCCGCATTGATACTAGCCTGTGGCGAACTAGCGATTGGCGATTTCACGCTACTCATGCTCGCCGGTGGCGCATTAGCCGCCGCTGGTGTCTCACTTGCTCATGTGCCGACATGGATTGAAGTTGTTGTGTTCGGCGTGACATCAATCGGCATGATTTTCTCCCTACGCCCAATGCTGAGAAAAAGGCTGCTGACGGCCCCCACGTTAGATACGTCGGTGCAGGCTTTAGTGGGTGCCACCGCACCCGTGATTGAAACGGTAGACCCCCACGGGGGACAGATCCGCCTTGACGGGTCGATTTGGTCTGCCCGCAGCCTCGACCCCTCTGAAACGTTTGCTGTGGGCGACACCGTCAATGTCATCAGCATTGACGGTGCCACCGCAGTTATATGGAAGGCACAGTAA
- a CDS encoding TVP38/TMEM64 family protein, with product MKQLGIVAVLLTFVGVVFIIDVPSIHLLRSWSAAAGPWFAVVFFVLYVLITQLPLPRTIMTFSSGLLFGPVVGIVIALGATTVSAALSLLIVRFLLGDWMRPRLTHPAVSGINERLRTRGWLAIMSLRMIAAVPFSVLNYAAALSAVPVGAFTIATLLGSAPGTMATVLLGDAATGTGNPAILLVSLMLFVFGMSGLAVDSRLPIRRDVA from the coding sequence GTGAAGCAATTAGGGATTGTTGCGGTATTGCTCACATTTGTGGGGGTGGTGTTTATCATAGATGTTCCGAGCATCCATCTACTGCGTTCATGGAGTGCGGCCGCAGGCCCGTGGTTTGCTGTGGTCTTTTTTGTTTTGTATGTCCTGATCACACAGCTTCCGCTCCCCCGCACCATCATGACATTTTCCAGCGGGCTGTTGTTTGGGCCGGTTGTGGGAATTGTTATCGCACTAGGAGCTACCACTGTTTCGGCGGCGTTATCGCTGTTAATTGTGCGTTTTTTGCTTGGCGATTGGATGCGGCCACGGTTGACACACCCGGCCGTGTCTGGCATTAACGAGCGACTACGCACACGGGGATGGTTAGCCATCATGTCGTTGCGCATGATTGCTGCCGTACCATTTAGTGTGCTCAATTACGCTGCGGCGTTGAGCGCGGTTCCGGTGGGCGCGTTTACAATTGCAACACTTCTTGGCTCAGCCCCTGGAACCATGGCGACGGTGTTGCTTGGCGACGCCGCGACGGGCACCGGAAATCCTGCGATTTTACTGGTCAGCCTTATGCTGTTTGTGTTCGGCATGTCGGGACTTGCAGTAGATTCCAGGTTGCCAATTCGGCGCGATGTTGCGTGA
- a CDS encoding Rv1476 family membrane protein — MIPEQYNIDELAAQLNDDSVVLGAYGREHPGAEQDIATILANAENQGRGSFGFVALDETPAQTADLRDIAQELLDTTNINTIIVRAPGSGAIVSDQYSRKTVELAQWDLLGNPDYVSAVDNYVASVSSDSTPWGLVTVGLCLVIVAAVVCTFLSLTLRVHTSEKSARLKGPLAM; from the coding sequence TTGATCCCCGAACAATACAACATCGACGAACTCGCCGCCCAACTCAACGACGACTCCGTTGTGCTCGGGGCGTATGGACGAGAACATCCAGGAGCGGAACAGGATATCGCCACCATCCTGGCCAACGCGGAAAACCAAGGTCGGGGTTCTTTTGGCTTCGTTGCACTCGATGAAACTCCAGCTCAGACCGCCGACCTCAGGGACATTGCCCAAGAGCTGCTCGACACCACCAATATCAACACCATCATTGTGCGGGCGCCGGGAAGTGGGGCGATTGTAAGCGATCAGTACTCTCGTAAGACCGTTGAATTGGCGCAATGGGATCTGTTGGGGAATCCAGACTATGTCAGTGCCGTGGACAACTATGTGGCCAGTGTGAGTAGCGATTCCACCCCATGGGGGCTGGTCACTGTCGGCCTATGTCTGGTGATCGTTGCAGCAGTCGTGTGCACGTTTTTGAGCTTGACGTTGCGTGTACATACATCTGAAAAATCTGCACGTCTAAAGGGGCCCTTGGCTATGTGA
- a CDS encoding SPFH domain-containing protein, with protein sequence MTFGTVLFGVLILLIVVVVARSVALIPQGEAAVIERLGRYTRTVSGGLTLLIPFIDRIRAKVDTRERVFSFPPQAVITQDNLTVAIDTVVTFQVNEPERAIYGVDNYIVGVEQISTATLRDVVGGMTLEETLTSREVINRRLRGELDAATTKWGLRISRVELKAIDPPPSIQQSMEMQMKADREKRAMILNAEGQREADIKTAEGEKQAKILAAEGEKHAAILAAEAERQAVILRAEGERAGMFLRAQGEARAIQKVNAAIRAAQITPEVLAYQYLEKLPKIAEGSANKVWVVPSQFGDSLEQFAKTLANKDDDGIFRYEPTEVDARTQELADQDADTQHWFSTESDPEIAAAVAAANAVAQKSVDSEPPQAPVMPSPEQPNIPDAQYGIEN encoded by the coding sequence ATGACATTTGGAACAGTTTTATTCGGCGTCTTAATTCTGCTGATTGTTGTGGTGGTAGCTCGCTCTGTCGCCCTCATTCCGCAAGGTGAAGCCGCCGTTATTGAACGCCTCGGCAGGTATACACGCACGGTGTCTGGTGGGCTGACTTTGCTCATCCCGTTTATTGACCGTATCCGTGCAAAAGTAGATACCCGCGAGCGCGTGTTTTCTTTCCCACCACAAGCGGTGATCACCCAAGACAACCTCACTGTGGCCATCGACACGGTAGTGACATTCCAGGTCAACGAACCGGAACGCGCCATCTACGGCGTGGACAACTACATCGTCGGCGTGGAACAGATCTCCACCGCAACGCTTCGCGACGTCGTGGGCGGCATGACGCTGGAAGAAACCCTCACCTCACGCGAGGTGATTAACCGCAGGCTACGCGGCGAACTAGATGCCGCCACCACCAAATGGGGCCTGCGCATCAGCCGCGTCGAACTCAAGGCCATTGATCCGCCACCATCCATCCAACAGTCCATGGAAATGCAGATGAAGGCGGACCGTGAAAAGCGCGCCATGATCCTTAACGCCGAAGGCCAGCGCGAGGCAGATATCAAAACCGCAGAAGGTGAAAAGCAAGCAAAGATCCTTGCCGCAGAAGGTGAAAAACACGCCGCCATCCTCGCCGCCGAGGCAGAGCGCCAAGCCGTGATCCTCCGTGCCGAAGGCGAACGCGCCGGGATGTTCCTCCGCGCACAAGGTGAAGCCCGGGCAATCCAGAAAGTCAACGCTGCCATCCGCGCAGCCCAAATTACCCCTGAAGTACTGGCCTACCAATATTTGGAGAAACTGCCGAAGATCGCCGAAGGCTCCGCCAACAAAGTCTGGGTGGTGCCCAGCCAATTTGGCGACTCCCTCGAACAATTCGCCAAGACACTGGCAAACAAAGACGACGACGGCATCTTCCGCTACGAACCCACCGAAGTGGACGCACGCACCCAAGAACTCGCGGACCAAGACGCAGACACCCAACACTGGTTCTCCACCGAATCCGACCCCGAAATCGCCGCCGCCGTTGCTGCAGCAAACGCAGTGGCCCAAAAATCGGTGGATTCCGAACCACCACAGGCACCCGTCATGCCATCACCGGAGCAACCCAACATCCCCGATGCCCAGTACGGGATAGAGAACTAA
- a CDS encoding DUF3097 domain-containing protein: MSINDPYGGDIFAGHARNKTPDYPTVPAEPGLVVEVRATGYVGAVVGFERTYDGDFVRLEDRHGAQHLFKLRTGAFMVDGQIVSLTRFVAKQQPARSNSGSRKVAGVQAKVAAPSRIWVEGIHDAAIVEKVWGHDLRVEGVVVEYLEGLDNLPERLAEFQPGPGRRVGVLADHLVTGSKETRLTEQVGPHVAVTGHPFIDIWAAVKPERLGMRAWPDVPRNEDWKTGICRRLGWDDTREGWNRVYGAVNGFRDLDSTLIGAVERLIDFVTIPEVSKSDLM, encoded by the coding sequence ATGAGCATCAACGATCCGTACGGTGGTGACATTTTCGCCGGGCACGCACGCAACAAAACCCCCGACTATCCAACTGTTCCCGCCGAACCCGGCCTGGTGGTAGAAGTACGAGCCACCGGATACGTTGGTGCTGTAGTGGGGTTTGAACGCACCTATGACGGGGATTTTGTTCGCCTTGAGGATCGTCACGGCGCGCAACACCTGTTCAAACTCCGCACAGGTGCCTTCATGGTCGATGGGCAGATCGTGTCGCTCACGCGCTTTGTAGCCAAACAACAGCCCGCCCGCTCCAACTCCGGCTCCCGGAAAGTCGCCGGTGTGCAAGCGAAAGTCGCGGCACCATCTCGAATCTGGGTTGAAGGCATCCATGACGCAGCGATCGTGGAGAAAGTCTGGGGCCACGACCTGCGAGTAGAGGGCGTGGTTGTCGAATACTTGGAAGGCTTGGACAACCTTCCCGAACGATTAGCGGAATTCCAACCAGGCCCCGGGCGCAGGGTCGGCGTGCTTGCCGACCACCTAGTGACAGGCTCAAAAGAGACACGCCTGACCGAACAAGTCGGGCCACATGTAGCCGTCACCGGACACCCCTTCATTGATATTTGGGCCGCAGTGAAACCAGAGCGACTAGGCATGCGTGCCTGGCCCGACGTTCCCCGTAACGAAGACTGGAAAACCGGAATATGCCGCAGATTAGGCTGGGACGACACCCGGGAGGGGTGGAACCGGGTGTACGGGGCAGTGAATGGCTTCCGGGACCTCGATTCAACACTTATCGGCGCAGTAGAGCGCCTTATCGACTTTGTTACTATCCCAGAAGTCTCCAAGTCAGATCTTATGTAA
- a CDS encoding methylmalonyl-CoA mutase family protein yields the protein MTDTQSGAPNTLPEDFDAKQQAWYKSVAGVFARVQKKDVADIPLDVWKKLIKSTYDDIDINPLYTRADELDEVAAPGVFPFIRGSYVSDASRAGWGVTETFGTHGTAADVNKLILHALNNGTTNVVLDLTGDLSADDLSTVLGDVYLDLVPLRLHAGTDTPAAATALYALIDAAGVAESTTVELGATPLTSRVDGSDTTSLDDAIALAVDASARPGDVRAIMIDGVALSNQGATDAQEVGMALAAGVDYLRALTAAGLTPEQALKQLSFRFAATDEQFEEIAKFRAARGLWARIAEVVGAPEAGSAPQHAITAPVMFSQRDPWVNMLRCTVAAFGGGVGGASDVEVLPFDYVVPGGMPGTSRTFASRIARNTNLLLLEESHLGFVVDPAGGSFFVEDLTDKLADKAWAVFTEIESHGGFTAAVASGAIATALDASHERTRADIARRVKKLTGINEFPNLGEQPLSDDRRVEPRGIRRWAAEFEALRNRSDVYLAAKGTRPQAVLIPLGPLAKHNIRTGFATNLLASGGIEALNPGQVVPGTPEFDTAAQSAPIAVICGTDAEYGETGVEAVQALRKAGVETVLLAGSPASFEGAEAAPDDYLNLKIDAAATLATLLDKLGA from the coding sequence GTGACTGATACACAGTCTGGTGCGCCGAACACTCTGCCCGAGGATTTCGATGCCAAGCAGCAAGCCTGGTACAAATCCGTCGCTGGAGTGTTTGCCCGCGTACAAAAAAAGGATGTCGCAGACATCCCACTTGATGTATGGAAAAAACTCATCAAGTCCACTTATGACGACATCGATATCAACCCGCTGTACACCCGTGCCGACGAACTAGACGAAGTCGCCGCCCCTGGCGTCTTCCCCTTCATTCGCGGCTCATACGTGTCCGATGCCTCGCGTGCCGGCTGGGGCGTCACCGAAACCTTCGGCACACACGGTACAGCCGCCGATGTCAACAAACTCATCCTGCACGCGTTGAACAACGGAACAACCAATGTCGTGCTCGACCTCACCGGTGATCTCAGCGCTGATGATCTGTCCACCGTGCTAGGTGATGTTTACCTCGACCTCGTGCCACTGCGTCTGCACGCCGGAACCGACACCCCAGCAGCTGCAACCGCACTCTATGCGCTTATCGACGCCGCCGGGGTCGCGGAATCCACCACCGTGGAACTCGGTGCTACCCCGCTGACCTCACGCGTCGACGGAAGTGACACAACAAGCCTCGACGATGCTATCGCCTTGGCCGTTGATGCTTCAGCCCGTCCAGGTGACGTACGCGCCATCATGATCGACGGTGTGGCGTTATCCAACCAAGGCGCCACCGATGCCCAAGAAGTCGGCATGGCACTCGCCGCCGGTGTGGATTACTTGCGTGCCCTCACCGCTGCAGGTCTCACCCCGGAGCAAGCACTCAAGCAGCTGTCCTTCCGCTTCGCCGCCACCGACGAGCAGTTCGAAGAAATTGCCAAGTTCCGTGCAGCACGCGGACTCTGGGCACGTATCGCTGAAGTCGTTGGTGCGCCCGAAGCAGGCTCCGCACCCCAGCACGCCATCACCGCACCTGTGATGTTCAGCCAGCGTGACCCCTGGGTCAACATGCTGCGCTGCACAGTCGCAGCATTCGGCGGAGGCGTCGGCGGAGCAAGCGACGTCGAGGTACTACCCTTCGACTACGTCGTTCCAGGCGGAATGCCCGGTACCTCACGCACTTTCGCATCCCGCATTGCCCGCAACACCAACCTGTTGCTTCTGGAAGAATCCCACCTCGGCTTCGTTGTCGACCCCGCCGGAGGCTCCTTCTTCGTTGAAGACCTCACCGACAAACTCGCCGACAAAGCCTGGGCAGTGTTCACAGAGATTGAATCCCACGGTGGCTTCACTGCAGCCGTGGCATCCGGTGCCATTGCTACCGCACTCGATGCCTCCCACGAGCGCACCCGCGCAGACATCGCACGTCGCGTGAAGAAACTCACTGGCATCAATGAATTCCCCAACCTCGGTGAACAACCCCTCAGCGACGACCGCCGAGTTGAACCGCGCGGTATCCGCCGCTGGGCCGCGGAGTTCGAAGCACTGCGCAACCGCTCAGACGTCTACCTAGCCGCCAAAGGCACACGCCCGCAAGCAGTACTCATCCCGCTCGGGCCACTGGCCAAGCACAACATCCGCACCGGGTTTGCCACCAACCTGCTCGCCTCCGGCGGCATCGAAGCTCTCAACCCTGGCCAAGTCGTACCAGGCACTCCTGAATTCGATACCGCTGCACAATCCGCGCCTATTGCCGTCATCTGCGGCACCGACGCAGAATATGGCGAGACTGGCGTCGAAGCCGTACAAGCACTACGTAAGGCAGGCGTCGAAACTGTACTACTTGCCGGATCACCCGCATCCTTTGAGGGGGCAGAGGCAGCACCCGACGACTACCTCAATCTCAAAATCGACGCCGCAGCTACTCTTGCAACACTGCTCGACAAGTTGGGAGCGTGA
- a CDS encoding MarR family transcriptional regulator, with amino-acid sequence MFALHARYRGREIQRADYVQRFATALAATDGVEAFHILDVEDMCANVSSAAAVTNATMALLSAAEWSVGIGVIPHRREHLGSDSVEAVERVRKLATAAVGKLGKAGVVKARIDARGADPARYTADISGVFCMLGHVLSKRTLEGREATSLMRAGYNQNEAAQELGISKQAMSQRLQAAGWQAESAGWHLAVNLLQRAEEL; translated from the coding sequence ATGTTCGCTTTGCACGCTCGGTATCGTGGCCGCGAGATCCAACGCGCCGACTATGTTCAGCGGTTTGCTACTGCACTTGCCGCCACTGATGGTGTTGAGGCGTTTCACATTCTTGATGTGGAGGACATGTGCGCCAATGTGTCCAGTGCTGCGGCGGTGACTAACGCCACGATGGCGTTGTTGTCTGCGGCGGAGTGGTCGGTGGGGATCGGTGTTATACCTCATCGGCGGGAACATCTGGGTTCTGACAGTGTGGAAGCAGTGGAACGCGTTCGAAAGCTGGCCACTGCTGCGGTGGGTAAACTCGGTAAGGCTGGGGTGGTGAAGGCGCGTATTGATGCCCGTGGTGCTGATCCTGCGCGCTACACTGCTGATATTTCTGGGGTGTTTTGCATGCTGGGGCATGTGTTGTCTAAGCGCACGTTGGAGGGCCGGGAGGCAACCTCGCTGATGCGGGCGGGGTATAACCAAAATGAAGCCGCCCAGGAGCTGGGCATCTCTAAGCAGGCGATGTCGCAGCGTCTCCAGGCGGCCGGGTGGCAAGCTGAGTCAGCGGGTTGGCACCTTGCGGTGAACCTGTTGCAGCGTGCCGAAGAACTGTAG